A single genomic interval of Cucumis sativus cultivar 9930 chromosome 7, Cucumber_9930_V3, whole genome shotgun sequence harbors:
- the LOC101216573 gene encoding glucose-1-phosphate adenylyltransferase small subunit 2, chloroplastic, whose amino-acid sequence MASSMAAVGVLRLPTSSSSSNGSNRARRTSFRSLSFGASHISGDKVDLRGSGLGSRRVSGCRVAPSIVSPKAVSDSKNSQTCLDPDASRSVLGIILGGGAGTRLYPLTKKRAKPAVPLGANYRLIDIPVSNCLNSNISKIYVLTQFNSASLNRHLSRAYASNMGGYKNEGFVEVLAAQQSPENPNWFQGTADAVRQYLWLFEEQNVLEFLVLAGDHLYRMDYERFIQAHRETDADITVAALPMDEKRATAFGLMKIDEEGRIIEFAEKPKGEQLKAMKVDTTILGLDDERAKEMPYIASMGIYVISKDVMLNLLRDRFPGANDFGSEVIPGATSIGMRVQAYLYDGYWEDIGTIEAFYNANLGITKKPVPDFSFYDRSSPIYTQPRYLPPSKMLDADITDSVIGEGCVIKNCKIHHSVVGIRTCISEGAIIEDTLLMGADYYETDADRRLLAAKGSVPIGIGRNSHIKRAIIDKNARIGENVKIVNGDNVQEAARETDGYFIKSGIVTVIKDALIPSGTII is encoded by the exons ATGGCGTCTTCTATGGCTGCAGTTGGAGTTCTCAGACTTCCGACGTCGTCTTCATCGTCCAATGGTTCTAACCGTGCGAGGAGAACTAGCTTTCGGAGTCTCTCATTCGGTGCGTCTCACATTTCTGGTGATAAGGTTGACCTCAGAGGTTCTGGTTTGGGATCACGACGTGTATCTGGATGTAGAGTGGCTCCCTCGATCGTTTCTCCTAAAGCGGTTTCTGATTCCAAGAATTCTCAGACTTGTCTCGATCCCGATGCTAGCCGG AGTGTGCTTGGGATTATTCTGGGCGGTGGTGCTGGAACTCGGCTCTATCCGCTCACTAAGAAACGAGCGAAGCCTGCTGTTCCTCTTGGAGCGAACTATAGGTTGATTGATATTCCTGTTAGCAACTGTCTCAACAGCAATATTTCCAAGATTTATGTTCTCACGCAATTCAATTCTGCTTCTCTTAATCGTCATCTTTCCCGAGCTTATGCGAGTAATATGGGTGGTTACAAGAATGAAGGATTTGTTGAGGTTCTAGCCGCTCAGCAGAGTCCAGAGaatcccaattggttccag GGCACTGCTGATGCAGTTAGACAGTACTTGTGGTTATTTGAAGAGCAGAATGTGTTGGAGTTTCTTGTTCTTGCTGGTGATCATTTGTATCGAATGGATTACGAGAGATTTATTCAAGCACACAGGGAAACCGATGCAGATATTACTGTAGCTGCTCTACCAATGGATGAAAAACGTGCAACTGCATTTGGTTTGATGAAGATTGATGAAGAGGGACGCATAATTGAGTTTGCAGAGAAACCGAAAGGAGAGCAATTGAAAGCCATGAAG GTTGATACTACTATTTTGGGTCTTGATGATGAGAGAGCCAAAGAGATGCCGTACATAGCTAGCATGGGTATATACGTTATCAGCAAGGATGTGATGCTCAATCTTCTTAGAGATAGATTTCCCGGAGCAAATGATTTTGGAAGTGAAGTAATTCCTGGTGCAACTTCTATTGGAATGAGG GTGCAAGCTTACTTGTATGATGGTTACTGGGAAGATATTGGTACCATTGAAGCTTTTTACAATGCAAATCTGGGGATCACAAAGAAGCCAGTACCTGATTTTAG CTTCTATGATCGTTCGTCTCCAATCTACACCCAACCTCGTTATTTGCCACCATCGAAAATGCTTGATGCCGATATCACGGACAGTGTTATTGGTGAGGGATGTGTCATAAAG AACTGCAAGATTCACCACTCTGTCGTTGGCATTCGAACTTGCATATCCGAAGGTGCAATCATAGAAGATACGTTACTGATGGGTGCTGATTATTATGAG ACGGATGCGGACCGTAGGTTATTGGCGGCAAAGGGAAGTGTACCAATTGGAATTGGTAGAAACTCTCACATCAAGAGAGCTATCATTGACAAAAACGCTCGCATCGGTGAAAATGTTAAG ATAGTGAATGGAGACAATGTGCAAGAAGCAGCAAGAGAGACAGATGGTTACTTCATAAAGAGTGGGATTGTGACAGTTATCAAGGATGCTTTGATTCCCAGTGGCACTATCATCTAA